The sequence TCCAAACAGATGGCATAGCATCAACAGGTGCAAGCTGTTTTGTTGTCATCGTATATACTCTCTACATAAAATAAATTAAAATGTTATTTTAATATGTTTTTCAGTATTTGTCATAAAAAACCGATTACTTTTCAGTAATCGGCTTATTTACATCAACACACTTACATCTTTAAGTTGCAGGTAATGGTGGTGGAGAATTTGGATCTTGAGCTGTAAGATCTAAATGCTCTGCCACTGGATTTTCTGGTACATACACTTTTGGTGGTTGTGGTGGACGGCGATTCATAATATCAACTACTTGCTCACGGTCAATCGTTTCCCATTCCATCAAAGCTTTTACCATTTCATGTGCAATGTCTTGGTTATTTTCTAAAATGTCCCATGCAACTTTATACTGCGTATCTAAAATACGGCGGATTTCTGCATCAACCTTTTGTTGAGTTGCTTCAGAAATTGGACGACCTAAACTACCATACGGATTATCATCATCTTCATAGACCATTACGCCCATTGAATCAGACATACCATATTTTGTAACCATCGCACGTGCCATTTTCGTTGCACGTTCAAAATCGTTTGATGCACCTGTTGATTGTTGATTGATAAAGATTTCTTCAGCAATACGACCACCAAATAAAATGGAAATATCATTCAACATTTTGGTTTTATACATACTGACATTATCTTGTTCTGGCAACTGCCATGTTACACCTAATGCCCAACCACGAGGCATAATTGTTACTTTATGTACAGGGTCAGTACCTTCAAGCAATTCTGCAACAATGGCATGACCTGCTTCATGATAAGCTGTTGCACGGCGTTCTTCCTCACGTAATACCATTGATTTACGTTCAGGACCCATATAAATTTTATCTTTTGCATCTTCAAAATCATGCATATCAACCGTATTTTTATTACGGCGAGCAGCAAATAATGCAGCTTCATTAACAAGATTTGCTAATTGAGCACCACTAAATCCCGGTGTACCACGAGCTAATACTTGCACATCAACACCAGTAATCGATGGTAATTTTTTCAAATGTACATTTAAAATTTGCTCACGACCACGAATATCTGGCAAACCTACCATAACTTGACGGTCAAAACGTCCCGGACGAAGTAAAGCTTTATCTAATACATCAGCACGGTTAGTCGCTGCAATTACAATAATACCCTCACTCCCTTCAAAACCATCCATCTCAACGAGCATTTGGTTTAAAGTTTGTTCACGTTCATCATTTCCACCACCAGTACCAGAACCACGCTGACGACCAACAGCATCAATCTCATCGATAAATAGGATACATGGTGCATGGCGTTTTGCTTGTTCAAACATATCACGCACACGAGATGCCCCTACACCCACGAACATTTCAACGAAATCAGAACCTGAAATACTAAAGAATGGTACTTTTGCTTCACCTGCGATTGCTTTAGCTAATAAAGTTTTCCCCGTTCCCGGTGGACCAACCATCAAAACACCTTTAGGAATACTTGCTCCTAAACGCTTAAATTTTGCTGGATCTTTTAAGAAATCAACAACTTCAACCACTTCATGTTTTGCTTCATCACAACCTGCAACATCGGCAAAAGTAACTTTAATTTGGTCTTCGGTGAGCATTTTTGCTTTGGATTTGCCAAAGCTCATTGGTCCACCTTTACCACCAGCACCACCACCCATATTACGCATAAAGAACATGAATAATGCGATGATAAGCAAAATTGGGAAACTTGCAACCAAAAGTTGCATAAAAATGCCTTGACGCTCTGGTGCAGCACCTTCAACTACGACATTTTTACTGATTAAGTTTGGCATCAAAGTCGTATCTTGTACCGCAGGACGGATACTTTCAAACGATGAGCCATTATTTTTTTCGCCAGTAATCAATTCGCCATCAATAGTAACTTTCTTGATTTCACCAGCATTAACAGCTGCCACAAATTCAGAATAATTCATGGTTTGTGGCTGTTTGTTGTTACCAACAGAACTAAAAATCAGTACAAGAATACCAATAATGACTAAATAAATAATGGCACTCTTGAATAGACTATTATTCAAAACTCTATTTCCTGTGTTGATGTAAGGAAGATATACATTACATATATCGTATTAAAACTATCTCCCTAATATGGGGGATAATGATGTAAATTTAAAGTAGTATTTGTGTAATTTTTTACACATTTTACTCAAATAAATAGATATTTTTATCTATTTGAATGCTTTATTTCGCCCTTGCCCAATCAAAAATACTTCTTTTGAACGTGCTCGAGAAGCTGCAGGTTTTGCCGTTTTCAGTACATCAAAACTATCTAAAACTTGTTTGCGAAATTCATCAAAACCATCGCCCTGAAATACCTTTACTACAAATTGTCCATTTTTATGCAGGACTTTTTGTGCAAAATCTAAAGCTAATTCACATAAATAAATTTGTCGTGGCTGATCAACCGCACGGTTACCTGATGTATTTGGTGCCATATCAGAAATGACCACATCGACTTGGCGACCATCTAAAATATTTAATAATTCATCAAATACAGCTTGTTCACGGAAATCGCCTTGTAAAAAAGTAACATCAGGCAGAGCATCCATAGCTAAGATGTCTGACGCAATCACTAAACCTTTATCGCCAACCAATTTACCTGCAATTTGCGACCAACTTCCCGGTGCTGCCCCTAAATCAACCACCGTCATATTCGGTTTAATAATTTTATATTTTTCTTGAATTTCTAATAGCTTATATGCAGCTCTAGCACGATAGCCATCTTTATGAGCTTGCTTAACAAAAGGATCATCTAAATGCTCTCGCATCCAAGCACGACTACTTTTGGATAGTTTTTGATTGGTTATGCGTGTCGCCATATTTAACTCAATTTCAATTACATTGATATAAAAACACTATTATTCTACCTGATTTTATCGGTTTTGTATATTGAATATACCTAATTATTGATAAAAATCAAATGGTTTATTTGTTTAATAAAATATATTATTTCGATAAAACTCAATATTTCAACGTTTAAACCGATATAATGTTGATGGAGTCCACAATTCATCTATGCCTTCATCCCATTTTTGTGCAGGTAAAAGATACCGTAAATATTGAAAATCATGAGCTAAACCAATACGATACAGTCGATATGGTACATTGGCTAAGGTTCTATCATAAAATCCACCGCCCATACCTAAACGCATACCCACACGGTCACAAGCTAATAAAGGCATAAAAACCACATCTAATTTTTTAATCGAATGCCCACGACTCACTTTTGCCTCTAACATTTTTAAACGATGTCTCACAAAACGCTGATGACGATATTGATGACGTGAAATCGGTACCCAAACCAAACGTTGATTCATCTCACATACTTGTGGCAAATACACACTTTTTTGTTGTGAAAAACAATATTCAATCAATTTTCGAGTAAAAATCTCACCAAAATCATGTAAATATAATCCTATATGTTGAGCTGATTTTAGCTTCTTATGATGATAACTATAAGTTAATATCGCTTGCTCTGCTTGCCTTTGTTGAAAAATAGTTAAAGCTCGGCGTTGTTGGCGTATGCTTTTACGCAACTGTTTAAGCTCATCCTTGTTCATTGTCTTGCTCTAATGCTAAACCTTCTAAATATTGAAAATCACGCATAACTTGTTCATCAAAATGTGATAAATCTTGATAATTTTTTTGCCAAATCATTTGAAATAATTGTAATGGCGTTGGGGGTTCAATGTTGATTTTCTGTTCTGCTTGTAGTGATGATGTTACTTGAGATTTTATTTTTCGTGCCAGTCGTACCAAGCGATAACGATTTTTAGGTAAGGCTTGCTCAATTTTTTGACGTAAATCAGGCGGTGCAATATCCTGACTTTCATATTCGATATTTAAAAAATGGCGTAAATCTACATCATCAATTTCGCCCTGCTCAAGCTGTGCAATTTGCTCAAATAAATGTTCAATATCGCCAGTTAAAGTATATAATTCTACCTGTTTTTGAATTGGTAATACTGTTAAATTCATGTTTTTGCTTTCATCAAATTCAACAAACATTACCTGATGATGATAGTTCATTTCACTAAAAGAGAGTGGAATTGGTGAACCACTATAACGGATATAATCATATTGCACTTTTTGTGCTTTATGCAGATGCCCTAAAGCAACATAATCTACTTGCTCAATAAAATGCTGTATTGATAATGCTTCTTGATAACCAATAATAATGGGACGTTCCGAATCAGGTGATTCTACTCCACCTTGTAGATGTGCATGAGTCATCATAATAATCACTTGATGTTGTTCACAACGTCTTTGAACTTCTTGCAACAAAATTTGATAAAGCTTTTCACTTGCAATCATTGGGTCGCTATCAGTCAATTTATGCCCTGTAATTTCAGCACTTCTTAAAAATGGCAATGCCACACACCATGCAATAATCGCTTGATATTCATCATAAATTGGAATGATTAAATGTTCAAAATCTAACTGCTCATCATCATTTTGATTTAACCATTGAATAACACCAACCGCTTTGGCATGATATTTATCTAATAATGGATTAACCTGCTCAATACGATAACCAGAATCATGATTGCCTGCAATCATTAAAATTTGCATATGTTTTGCACGTTGATGGGCATCATACAGAAATTGATACAATTGTTTTTGTGCTTGTGATGGTGGATTAATCACATCAAAAATATCACCTGCAATTAATAAAGCATGCGGTTGATAATGCTCAATATAATCTAATAATTGTTGTAAAAAATATGTATGTTCTTTATAACGACTATGTTGATGAAATAATTGTCCTAAATGCCAATCAGCAGTATGAATAAAACGTACACTCATATAAGTATCCTAATAATGTGATAATTAACGTCTGCGATTATAACGCCCACGTCCACGAGCCATACCTGATAATTCATTTAACACCTGTAACCGTGTTAAACTTCCTGTCGCATGAGCATGGCAAATCGCTGTAGCTAAAGCATCGGCAGCATCAACTTGTGGACAAATTTCAAGATTTAAAATTTTCATGACCATCATTTGTACTTGTTGTTTATCAGCCGCACCATATCCGACAACCGATTGCTTAATTTGACGTGCAGTATATTCAGCTACAGGTAAATCAGCATTAACCAAAGCAGAAATAGCTGCTCCACGAGCTTGCCCCAATTTTAAAGCTGAATCGGGGTTTTGTGCCATAAACACTTGCTCTATTGCCGATTGTGTTGGCTGATAAAATTTAACTACTCGCTCAATACCTGCATAAATACGTTTTAAACGCTCTGGCATATCTTGCGTTTCAGTGCGAATCGTACCTGCATCAATAAAACGTAATGTTTGTCCATTCTTTTCAATCAATCCATAGCCTGTTAAACGTGAACCAGGGTCGATACCAATAATAATTGACATTTTGCTACATCTATCACTTAAAAAATTACTTTAAAAACTAAAAAATGCCCTTATTATTGCATAACAGACATTAAAAACTTAGCACATATTACCTTAAATATTGTACACTAAGTTTAATCATAAGATTAACCCCATTTAATAGGAATTTTTTTATGCTGTTGTTATTTGTTTTTGGTGCAATCATCGAAATTATTGTATGGATTATTGTTGCCCAATTTGTAAGCGGTTGGTATGTATTTTTTTGGTTTGTGTTGGCATTTATTTTAGGCTTAATGCTAATGATGTCCAGCATACGCACCATTATGCCTGCTCTACAACAAATGCAAATGACAGGTCAAGCTAATTTTGAAGGTGTGATTGGTAAACGTTTATTAATGGCAATTAGTGGCTTATTATTGGCAATTCCTGGTTTAATCAGTGATGTATTTGCAGTGCTAATTTTATTACCATTTACGCATAAAATTGTTAAAAATGCAGTCATGACTGCTATGGCAAAACGCCAGCAAAAAATGATGCAAGAGATGATGAATAATATGGGTATGGGTGGTATGAATGGACAAAATCCTTTTGCTGATATAATGCAACAAATGCAACGCCAGCAGGGACAATTTGGTGGCGATAGTACTATTATTGATGGCGAAGCTCGTGAAGTAACGCCTAATCGTCCTAAAATTGATGCACCTAAAAAGTAAGCTTATTCAACTACATTTTTCTAACCAAAAAACATTTTACAAGCAGATAAAATTCTGCGAGTATATAAAGGTTTTATGATACATTTTGAGGTTTAAACAGTGGACGAAAATAAATCAAAAGCACTCAATGCAGCACTTGCACAGATTGAGAAAAATTTTGGTAAAAATACCATCATGCGTTTAGGTGATAATACGGTACAACCTGTTGAATCAGTTTCTACAGGTTCATTATCATTAGATATTGCCTTAGGGATTGGTGGTTTACCTAAAGGTCGTATTATTGAGATTTTTGGACCTGAAAGCTCTGGTAAAACGACACTCACATTACAAATTATTGCACAATATCAAAAACAAGGTGGTACTTGTGCCTTTATTGATGCTGAACATGCATTAGACCCACAATACGCACGCAAATTAGGTGTTGATATTGATAATCTATTGGTTTCACAACCTGATAATGGCGAACAAGCCTTAGAAATTGCCGATATGTTGGTGCGTTCTGGTGCAGTTGATTTAATTGTAGTAGACTCCGTGGCAGCATTAACCCCTAAAGCTGAAATTGAAGGCGAAATGGGGGACTCTCACATGGGCTTACACGCACGTTTGATGAGCCAAGCTTTGCGTAAAATTACAGGTAATGCAAAACGTTCAAATTGTATGGTGGTGTTTATTAACCAAATCCGTATGAAAATTGGTGTGATGTTTGGTAGCCCTGAAACTACAACAGGTGGTAATGCACTTAAATTCTATGCGTCAGTACGTTTAGATATTCGCCGTACAGGTCAAGTCAAAGACAGTGATGAAATAATCGGTAACGAAACTAAAGTGAAAGTCGTTAAAAACAAAATGGCTCCTCCATTTAAAGAAGCTCAATTCCAAATTTTATATGGAAAAGGCATTAATTACATGGGTGAAGTGCTTGATATTGCGACAGATTATGACATTGTGAAAAAATCTGGTGCGTGGTATTCATATAACGGCTCAAAGATTGGTCAAGGCAAAAATAATGTATATCGTTTCTTTGAAGAAAATCCTGAAATTTTCCAAACTATTGAACAACAAGCACGTCAAATCGCATTAAGCCAAGTTGCACCACCGACTGCTAAAGATAAGAAAAAAGATGATAATGCTGATGAATCAACAGATTCTTCACAAGATGAATTATTATTGGACGGTGATGATTTTATCCCTGAAGATGAATTTTAAATCTAAATCCATCGTAAACGCCATATCATCATTGCTATGGCGTTTTCATTTTATAGTTGATTTATATCGGAACAATGCAACAAATGTAGGGGTTTATTACATAAACCTTCTGTAAAATCAATTGCTTAGGCTAATATAATTTGCCCCTACTGTTCATTTTTTAATTGAATTATAATATCAGATAATCCTATGTTTTATCAAAAACGCGCTGAAGAAATAAAAAAGACATTAACAGGGGCAAGATTACGCTCCTATGCTTTTGCCCTACTCACACGGCGAGAATATTCCAAAGTTGAACTGATTGAAAAACTCAATTTATATGCAATTAATCCACAAGAAGTACTTGAATTAGTTGAAGAATTTGCCACATCAAATTATCAAAGTGATGAGCGTATGGCTCAAGCCATGTTATCTAGCCAAATACGCAAAGGCAAAGGTATACATCGTGTTAAACAAGCACTAGAACATAAAGGTTTAGATGTTGATTTAATCGCTGATGATTTAAAAAATATTGACTGGTTTCAACAAGCTTATGAATTAAAAGTCAAAAAATTTGGTACTGCAATTACTAAAGACCCAAAACTTAAAGCCAAACAAATCCGCTTTTTACAATATCGTGGATTTAGTATGGACGTTATTTTTAAAGCTATTCAACACCAAGCTGATGAAGATGAATAACCAACTATTTTTTCTTTAACCAACGATACCCATCACGATAAGATTCCAGTTGCATTTGTCCATCAACCAATTTAAAACTAATCGTCCCTTGCTCACTCGTATTGAGTAATGGAATATTACGCTGTGCCAATAGTTCTACCACTTCACGATGTGGATGTTTATAACGGTTGGCATAACCCGCAGATGCAATTGCAAGTTTAGGACGATAAAAATCTAAAAATTCTGCCGATGTACTATGACGGCTACCATGATGTCCTAAAATCAACACATCTACTTTTAAATCAGGATAGAGTCTCATCAATTCTTTTTCTGTTTGATGACCTGCATCACCCATAATCAAAAAATTACTATATTTTCCTGCCTTATCAAATATTTCTAAATGTATCACACAAGAATATTCATTACGATTTTTAACAATTTGCTGTTGTGGCACATCACCAAAAGGTGAATAAATACGAAACATACTCTCCACGGTCGGTGTCCAATGTTGCCCTGCTTGACACAATTCATGACGAATATTTCTTTTAGCTTCTGCTTCAACCATCGCCATATAATCTGTACCTTGTAAATTTTCATTGCTGATAATATTATTAACCTGAATATCACGTACAATATACGGCAATGCCCCACTATGGTCATTATCTAAGTGTGATAAAATCACATCATCAAGACGTTTTACCCCTTGTCGTAATAAAAATGGTACAACCACATTTTGCCCAATACTAAAGCGGTCTTCATCATAATAACCTCCTGTATCAATCAGTGTATTGTGCTGCCCTGTTTTGACAAAAATCGATTGCCCCTGCCCAACATCTAACACATGCAATTCAAAATGTGGTCTTTGCCATTGTAATAATAATACGGCAATAAAACACACAGCAATCCATGATTTAGGCAATACATTTTTAGGCAAAAACAATAAAACAAGTGCAATGATTA comes from Moraxella sp. ZY210820 and encodes:
- the ftsH gene encoding ATP-dependent zinc metalloprotease FtsH, whose product is MNNSLFKSAIIYLVIIGILVLIFSSVGNNKQPQTMNYSEFVAAVNAGEIKKVTIDGELITGEKNNGSSFESIRPAVQDTTLMPNLISKNVVVEGAAPERQGIFMQLLVASFPILLIIALFMFFMRNMGGGAGGKGGPMSFGKSKAKMLTEDQIKVTFADVAGCDEAKHEVVEVVDFLKDPAKFKRLGASIPKGVLMVGPPGTGKTLLAKAIAGEAKVPFFSISGSDFVEMFVGVGASRVRDMFEQAKRHAPCILFIDEIDAVGRQRGSGTGGGNDEREQTLNQMLVEMDGFEGSEGIIVIAATNRADVLDKALLRPGRFDRQVMVGLPDIRGREQILNVHLKKLPSITGVDVQVLARGTPGFSGAQLANLVNEAALFAARRNKNTVDMHDFEDAKDKIYMGPERKSMVLREEERRATAYHEAGHAIVAELLEGTDPVHKVTIMPRGWALGVTWQLPEQDNVSMYKTKMLNDISILFGGRIAEEIFINQQSTGASNDFERATKMARAMVTKYGMSDSMGVMVYEDDDNPYGSLGRPISEATQQKVDAEIRRILDTQYKVAWDILENNQDIAHEMVKALMEWETIDREQVVDIMNRRPPQPPKVYVPENPVAEHLDLTAQDPNSPPPLPAT
- the rlmE gene encoding 23S rRNA (uridine(2552)-2'-O)-methyltransferase RlmE, encoding MATRITNQKLSKSSRAWMREHLDDPFVKQAHKDGYRARAAYKLLEIQEKYKIIKPNMTVVDLGAAPGSWSQIAGKLVGDKGLVIASDILAMDALPDVTFLQGDFREQAVFDELLNILDGRQVDVVISDMAPNTSGNRAVDQPRQIYLCELALDFAQKVLHKNGQFVVKVFQGDGFDEFRKQVLDSFDVLKTAKPAASRARSKEVFLIGQGRNKAFK
- a CDS encoding 5-formyltetrahydrofolate cyclo-ligase codes for the protein MNKDELKQLRKSIRQQRRALTIFQQRQAEQAILTYSYHHKKLKSAQHIGLYLHDFGEIFTRKLIEYCFSQQKSVYLPQVCEMNQRLVWVPISRHQYRHQRFVRHRLKMLEAKVSRGHSIKKLDVVFMPLLACDRVGMRLGMGGGFYDRTLANVPYRLYRIGLAHDFQYLRYLLPAQKWDEGIDELWTPSTLYRFKR
- a CDS encoding exonuclease SbcCD subunit D C-terminal domain-containing protein, which translates into the protein MSVRFIHTADWHLGQLFHQHSRYKEHTYFLQQLLDYIEHYQPHALLIAGDIFDVINPPSQAQKQLYQFLYDAHQRAKHMQILMIAGNHDSGYRIEQVNPLLDKYHAKAVGVIQWLNQNDDEQLDFEHLIIPIYDEYQAIIAWCVALPFLRSAEITGHKLTDSDPMIASEKLYQILLQEVQRRCEQHQVIIMMTHAHLQGGVESPDSERPIIIGYQEALSIQHFIEQVDYVALGHLHKAQKVQYDYIRYSGSPIPLSFSEMNYHHQVMFVEFDESKNMNLTVLPIQKQVELYTLTGDIEHLFEQIAQLEQGEIDDVDLRHFLNIEYESQDIAPPDLRQKIEQALPKNRYRLVRLARKIKSQVTSSLQAEQKINIEPPTPLQLFQMIWQKNYQDLSHFDEQVMRDFQYLEGLALEQDNEQG
- the ruvC gene encoding crossover junction endodeoxyribonuclease RuvC yields the protein MSIIIGIDPGSRLTGYGLIEKNGQTLRFIDAGTIRTETQDMPERLKRIYAGIERVVKFYQPTQSAIEQVFMAQNPDSALKLGQARGAAISALVNADLPVAEYTARQIKQSVVGYGAADKQQVQMMVMKILNLEICPQVDAADALATAICHAHATGSLTRLQVLNELSGMARGRGRYNRRR
- a CDS encoding FxsA family protein, with protein sequence MLLLFVFGAIIEIIVWIIVAQFVSGWYVFFWFVLAFILGLMLMMSSIRTIMPALQQMQMTGQANFEGVIGKRLLMAISGLLLAIPGLISDVFAVLILLPFTHKIVKNAVMTAMAKRQQKMMQEMMNNMGMGGMNGQNPFADIMQQMQRQQGQFGGDSTIIDGEAREVTPNRPKIDAPKK
- the recA gene encoding recombinase RecA; this encodes MDENKSKALNAALAQIEKNFGKNTIMRLGDNTVQPVESVSTGSLSLDIALGIGGLPKGRIIEIFGPESSGKTTLTLQIIAQYQKQGGTCAFIDAEHALDPQYARKLGVDIDNLLVSQPDNGEQALEIADMLVRSGAVDLIVVDSVAALTPKAEIEGEMGDSHMGLHARLMSQALRKITGNAKRSNCMVVFINQIRMKIGVMFGSPETTTGGNALKFYASVRLDIRRTGQVKDSDEIIGNETKVKVVKNKMAPPFKEAQFQILYGKGINYMGEVLDIATDYDIVKKSGAWYSYNGSKIGQGKNNVYRFFEENPEIFQTIEQQARQIALSQVAPPTAKDKKKDDNADESTDSSQDELLLDGDDFIPEDEF
- a CDS encoding regulatory protein RecX, which gives rise to MFYQKRAEEIKKTLTGARLRSYAFALLTRREYSKVELIEKLNLYAINPQEVLELVEEFATSNYQSDERMAQAMLSSQIRKGKGIHRVKQALEHKGLDVDLIADDLKNIDWFQQAYELKVKKFGTAITKDPKLKAKQIRFLQYRGFSMDVIFKAIQHQADEDE